The following proteins are co-located in the Microcystis wesenbergii NRERC-220 genome:
- the nadB gene encoding L-aspartate oxidase, with product MKQTPNSPSSIKEVPNQFDVLVVGSGAAGLYASLCIPSHLRVGLVTKDDLKSGSSPWAQGGIAAAIYPPDTPNQHLEDTLKAGVGLCDPEAVEFLVNHATEAIAFLLNLGVNFDRQGENLATTLEAAHSHPRVLHSRDTTGRAIVDVLVAAVLERPNIQVLSQAVTLSLWLNAQTRHCQGISILSQNQISWIQAKAVVLATGGGGQIFAKTTNPVGSTGDGIAIAWRAGAIVRDLEFFQFHPTALMKPGAPHFLISEAVRGEGAHLVDQEGRRFAFDYHPSGELAHRDVVSRAIYFHLQKTAENPANAHVYLDMRPIEPNKIRHRFPNIIQVCQQWGIDVFNELIPIAPAAHYWMGGIACDVMNRTSISGLYAIGETASTGVHGANRLASNSLLECLVFASQLAKIEDDLSEEINQNFPSSPEPVFLEQIEINDRVAPSADRLATYRQDLAALMWNSAGICRTQTVMESAMATVKTWQYELKNWKISQYLLNLKPQQCVQFTSREVAEYLKSLAAILNLLDVAYLLLQSATFRTESRGGHYRLDYPENNSEWQVHTVIKGDCCTSVPTKKD from the coding sequence ATGAAACAAACCCCCAACTCCCCAAGCTCCATCAAAGAAGTACCGAATCAATTTGATGTTTTGGTGGTCGGTAGTGGCGCTGCCGGACTTTATGCTAGCCTTTGCATTCCCTCTCATTTACGGGTGGGATTGGTAACAAAAGATGACCTTAAAAGTGGTTCTAGTCCGTGGGCGCAGGGGGGAATTGCTGCCGCTATCTATCCTCCAGATACGCCCAACCAACATTTGGAAGATACATTAAAAGCGGGAGTGGGATTATGCGATCCCGAAGCGGTAGAGTTTTTGGTGAATCATGCTACTGAAGCGATCGCCTTTTTGCTGAACCTGGGGGTTAATTTTGACCGCCAGGGGGAAAATTTAGCCACCACCTTGGAAGCGGCCCATTCTCATCCTCGAGTTTTGCACTCTCGTGATACTACTGGGCGGGCAATTGTGGACGTATTGGTTGCGGCGGTGTTGGAACGCCCCAACATTCAAGTTCTCTCCCAAGCCGTTACCCTGAGTTTGTGGTTGAACGCCCAAACCCGCCACTGTCAGGGAATAAGTATTCTCTCCCAAAACCAAATTTCTTGGATTCAAGCAAAAGCGGTGGTGTTGGCGACGGGTGGCGGTGGTCAGATTTTTGCCAAAACCACCAACCCAGTCGGGAGTACCGGAGATGGAATAGCGATCGCTTGGCGGGCCGGGGCAATAGTTCGAGATCTGGAGTTTTTCCAATTCCATCCCACTGCATTAATGAAACCGGGGGCACCTCACTTCTTAATTAGTGAAGCAGTACGGGGAGAGGGGGCTCATTTAGTCGATCAGGAGGGGCGACGCTTTGCCTTTGATTATCACCCTTCTGGAGAATTAGCGCATCGAGATGTGGTTAGTCGGGCGATATATTTTCACTTGCAAAAAACTGCCGAAAATCCTGCCAATGCCCATGTTTATTTAGATATGCGACCGATAGAACCTAACAAAATTCGCCATCGGTTTCCCAATATTATTCAAGTGTGTCAGCAATGGGGAATTGATGTTTTTAACGAGTTGATACCGATTGCCCCCGCTGCCCATTATTGGATGGGAGGCATTGCCTGTGATGTGATGAATCGTACCTCAATTTCTGGGTTATATGCCATTGGGGAAACGGCAAGTACGGGCGTTCACGGCGCTAATCGGTTGGCGAGTAATTCCTTGTTAGAATGCTTGGTTTTTGCTTCCCAATTAGCTAAAATTGAAGACGATTTGTCTGAGGAAATAAATCAAAATTTCCCCTCATCCCCAGAACCAGTATTCCTAGAGCAAATTGAAATTAACGATCGGGTTGCTCCATCTGCTGATCGCCTTGCTACCTACCGACAGGATTTAGCGGCTTTAATGTGGAATAGTGCTGGGATTTGTCGTACCCAAACCGTTATGGAATCTGCGATGGCAACTGTCAAAACTTGGCAATATGAGTTAAAAAACTGGAAAATTAGTCAATATTTGCTAAACCTAAAGCCTCAACAATGTGTTCAATTTACCTCCCGAGAAGTTGCCGAATACTTAAAGTCTTTAGCGGCAATCTTGAACTTATTAGATGTCGCCTATTTGCTTCTCCAAAGTGCTACATTTCGCACCGAAAGCCGGGGTGGACATTACCGCTTAGACTATCCAGAAAATAACTCTGAGTGGCAAGTTCATACTGTCATCAAAGGTGATTGCTGTACTTCAGTTCCTACCAAAAAAGATTAA
- a CDS encoding transposase family protein — translation MPKAEDIVDVVIGQPGPTSDIKICGQTLSKFDSQQTFIGDKAYLEENQIRTSDKKPKNVELTENQIKENKVLSSRRIFVEHLIRVIKVFKVVQERFRLNKSRYKSVLLTVCGLVRLRISALILEVIEWEQSGEVIDVIISHSFPSKFDFVSLNPD, via the coding sequence TTGCCAAAAGCTGAAGATATTGTTGATGTAGTTATTGGTCAACCTGGTCCGACGAGCGATATAAAAATCTGTGGGCAAACTTTAAGCAAATTCGATTCTCAACAAACTTTTATTGGAGATAAAGCTTACCTGGAAGAAAATCAAATCAGAACTTCTGATAAAAAACCTAAGAACGTAGAATTAACCGAGAATCAAATTAAAGAAAATAAAGTTTTATCATCTCGGCGAATTTTTGTTGAGCATTTAATTCGAGTTATCAAAGTATTTAAAGTGGTTCAAGAAAGATTTAGATTAAATAAAAGTCGATATAAATCGGTTTTACTGACCGTTTGTGGCTTAGTAAGATTGAGAATTAGTGCGCTAATTTTAGAAGTAATAGAATGGGAGCAATCAGGGGAAGTAATTGACGTTATAATTAGCCATAGTTTTCCGTCAAAATTCGATTTTGTCTCTTTAAACCCTGATTAA
- a CDS encoding helix-turn-helix domain-containing protein, with translation MKNYPWQYIKKYPKQTKRLLGIDYQQLEQLMALGKLIHRKNQSEIEKTKIRINQPGSGTPPKLSEEEQIVLMLVYLRHHLSFQILGLMFQVSESTAHNIFTYWQKLFEGELPPSLLEQIKKCQEEEIIIEQLRNYELIVDSAEQFLERPTDYQEQKIYYSGKQRRHT, from the coding sequence TTGAAAAACTACCCTTGGCAATACATTAAAAAATATCCGAAACAAACTAAAAGACTATTAGGGATTGACTACCAACAACTAGAACAACTGATGGCCCTTGGAAAACTTATACATCGGAAAAACCAATCAGAAATCGAAAAAACCAAAATTAGGATTAATCAACCAGGAAGCGGAACACCTCCTAAATTGTCAGAAGAGGAACAAATTGTTCTAATGTTGGTTTATTTAAGACATCATCTAAGCTTTCAAATCTTAGGACTAATGTTTCAAGTGAGTGAATCAACGGCTCATAATATCTTTACCTATTGGCAAAAACTTTTTGAAGGAGAGTTACCGCCAAGTTTGTTAGAACAAATAAAGAAGTGCCAAGAAGAGGAAATAATAATTGAACAATTAAGGAATTATGAGTTGATTGTCGATAGCGCAGAACAGTTCCTGGAGAGGCCGACCGATTATCAAGAACAAAAAATATATTATTCGGGAAAGCAAAGAAGACATACTTGA
- a CDS encoding transposase family protein, whose product MPAQIPVLVDSGFQGVQKQYVNIRLPHKKPKGGELTAEQKQENRELAKERVVGENAFSGVKRYRAVSDIYRNRVANFDAQLILTAYGIFMGAAA is encoded by the coding sequence ATCCCTGCTCAAATCCCAGTCTTGGTTGATTCAGGATTTCAGGGAGTGCAAAAACAGTATGTAAATATCCGTTTGCCCCACAAAAAACCGAAGGGAGGAGAGTTAACAGCAGAACAAAAACAAGAAAATCGAGAACTAGCCAAAGAAAGAGTTGTGGGTGAAAATGCTTTTTCTGGGGTGAAAAGATACCGTGCAGTTTCCGATATTTATAGGAATCGTGTAGCTAATTTTGATGCTCAATTAATCTTAACGGCTTATGGAATTTTTATGGGTGCGGCAGCATAA
- a CDS encoding ParA family protein has product MKTIVISSLSGGQGKTTTAFFLGKMLGRTARVLSVDADPQANLTFFSGHEVEPNAPTLLEVIKGTVAATDAVYALNDSRFLIPADDGLSNAQEYLASSGMGALILRTRLKLPADYFDYCIIDSPPARTQISIATIGAADYLLIPAEASTKGVNSLVRTLELADSLSKLGAFTGTLLGVIPFRDRWFGRSHSKDSTAAIAAMAEVAPGVKIFPSILESERYKQALNQGKLLSEIGHEDMETSFRAVIELLGTQTKEKR; this is encoded by the coding sequence ATGAAAACCATCGTAATCTCATCCTTATCGGGAGGGCAGGGCAAAACCACCACGGCTTTCTTTTTGGGTAAAATGCTGGGCCGAACGGCGAGGGTTTTATCGGTCGATGCCGACCCGCAGGCGAACCTGACTTTTTTTTCGGGTCATGAGGTGGAACCGAATGCGCCGACGCTTTTGGAGGTAATCAAGGGGACGGTAGCGGCGACGGATGCAGTTTATGCCCTCAACGATTCTAGGTTTCTTATCCCCGCAGATGACGGTTTGAGCAATGCCCAAGAGTATTTGGCTTCTAGTGGGATGGGCGCGCTAATTCTCCGGACGCGGCTCAAACTCCCGGCGGACTATTTTGATTACTGCATCATCGACTCCCCCCCGGCCAGGACACAGATATCTATTGCCACCATCGGTGCGGCCGACTATTTGCTGATCCCCGCCGAAGCTTCTACTAAAGGAGTCAATTCTCTGGTTCGCACCCTGGAACTAGCGGACAGTCTCTCAAAATTAGGGGCTTTCACCGGAACGCTACTCGGTGTCATTCCTTTTCGAGATCGCTGGTTCGGTCGTTCTCACTCAAAGGATAGCACGGCGGCGATTGCCGCCATGGCCGAGGTTGCCCCCGGGGTGAAAATTTTCCCATCAATCTTGGAGAGCGAACGCTATAAACAGGCACTCAACCAAGGCAAACTATTGAGCGAGATCGGCCACGAAGACATGGAAACTTCTTTTCGAGCCGTGATCGAATTACTGGGTACTCAAACCAAGGAGAAAAGATGA
- a CDS encoding mechanosensitive ion channel family protein, which translates to MTGFNLASITVLAGGLGVGIGFGLQELTKNLTSGLTLLVERKLKVGDFIEFEQTKGYIWEISIRSTTIRTVDGAELIVPNTILTSNRVQNWHYTDSRIRVIVPVGVAYGTDALIVTEILMQSAYMSGEIAFNPLPKVIFNGFGDSALNFELWVWVEKVEQAVFLRSSLHFIIEHNLRHRAITIPFPQGELWLHNTDSFEAVKEQDQEIVKPSKPLSLKEMLLGDFCSRR; encoded by the coding sequence TTGACTGGATTCAATCTCGCTTCGATCACTGTTTTAGCCGGTGGTTTGGGGGTGGGTATCGGTTTCGGTTTGCAGGAGTTAACCAAAAATCTCACCAGTGGTTTAACTTTGTTGGTGGAACGCAAGTTAAAAGTGGGCGATTTTATCGAATTTGAGCAAACAAAGGGTTATATCTGGGAAATATCGATTCGTTCTACCACCATTCGCACTGTTGATGGTGCAGAGTTAATCGTTCCTAACACAATCTTAACTAGCAATCGCGTCCAGAATTGGCATTATACCGACTCGCGCATTCGAGTCATTGTGCCGGTGGGAGTTGCCTACGGTACAGATGCTTTGATAGTAACGGAAATTCTGATGCAATCAGCCTATATGTCGGGAGAAATTGCCTTTAATCCGCTTCCCAAGGTGATTTTTAACGGTTTTGGTGATAGTGCTTTAAATTTTGAGTTGTGGGTATGGGTGGAAAAAGTCGAACAGGCCGTTTTTCTGAGAAGTTCCCTACACTTCATTATCGAGCATAATCTGCGTCATCGGGCCATAACGATTCCTTTTCCCCAGGGAGAGTTATGGTTGCATAATACCGACAGTTTTGAGGCAGTTAAGGAACAGGATCAGGAGATAGTTAAACCTTCAAAACCGCTATCGTTAAAAGAAATGTTATTGGGTGATTTCTGCTCAAGAAGATAA
- a CDS encoding nitroreductase family protein: MTLPLDVPTAINQRRSIKTFTTDPIAPELLKTLVELTVAAPSSFNIQDWRIILVQDEAQKAALAEAAWGQKQIIQAPVTFVFAADAAAGGGELTPIYEQALSTGAWNEGTVKYFQQAIPVFQKNLGEKTREYAIKDAMIAATHLVLAAESLGLSSCFLNGWIEDKVKAVIGAADHPHLAIAVVVPIGYAAEPRLNPGRLPLDYNVFVDRLGNPYQI, from the coding sequence ATGACCTTGCCTCTCGATGTTCCCACGGCGATTAATCAACGTCGTTCCATTAAAACTTTTACCACCGATCCGATCGCCCCAGAACTGCTGAAAACCCTAGTAGAATTAACCGTTGCCGCACCTAGTAGTTTCAACATCCAAGATTGGCGAATTATTTTAGTACAAGATGAGGCACAAAAGGCCGCTTTAGCCGAGGCCGCTTGGGGACAAAAGCAAATTATCCAAGCGCCGGTTACTTTTGTTTTCGCTGCCGATGCTGCCGCAGGAGGAGGAGAGCTAACTCCTATCTATGAACAGGCTCTCAGTACAGGTGCCTGGAACGAAGGCACGGTAAAATATTTTCAACAGGCAATCCCGGTATTTCAAAAGAATTTAGGCGAAAAAACCCGGGAATACGCGATTAAAGATGCCATGATCGCCGCTACTCATCTGGTTTTAGCTGCCGAAAGTCTCGGTTTATCTAGTTGTTTTCTCAACGGTTGGATCGAGGACAAGGTAAAAGCTGTGATTGGTGCTGCCGATCATCCCCATCTGGCGATCGCTGTTGTCGTTCCCATCGGTTACGCGGCGGAACCGCGGCTTAATCCGGGTCGTTTACCCTTAGATTACAATGTTTTTGTGGATCGCTTGGGTAATCCCTATCAAATCTAA
- a CDS encoding PP2C family protein-serine/threonine phosphatase: protein MLSEPEPRDTLTTATVNMGDHSTDIKPILALKELVASLYREQNKVQNLLSSLGFALRSFNNLNQFLDLTPLMAARVADAEGGALILSKNNGQVALDQLHCQDNQINGELRRQLEAIIRQLNQEAALENKNNRSLLDSLDHKIRQTLGQGTQVYSTPVLIKNSERGRLYVFSRDPDYGWTPTRRKLLQLVADQTAVAIANNELTVELRAKERQDRELEIASEIQNRLLPRQCPKIQGVELAAHCKTANRVGGDYYDFIPCNYDQFKPAREAEMEASTAPWSIVIGDVMGKGVPAGLLMTMTRGMLRAEVLNRHSPAQILRHLNRVMYADLDNSHRFVTLFYSEYDPLTRRLGYSNAAHYPTLRWRAKTGELESLDTEGTLVGLEADSIYDDAQVQLEAGDTLIYYTDGFTDAVNSKGERFDQKNWLSAVKEACQQYTDPEQILEYLFGKVAAFTGLENDGSDDMTLVVMRVKSEE from the coding sequence ATGCTTTCTGAGCCGGAACCGAGGGACACCCTCACCACTGCCACCGTCAATATGGGCGATCACAGTACCGATATCAAGCCAATTTTAGCCTTAAAAGAGTTGGTCGCCAGTTTATATCGCGAACAAAACAAAGTTCAAAATCTCTTAAGTTCCCTCGGGTTTGCCCTGCGGAGTTTCAATAATTTAAACCAATTCCTCGATCTTACCCCCTTGATGGCCGCACGAGTGGCAGACGCGGAGGGAGGGGCGTTGATTTTGAGCAAAAATAACGGTCAAGTGGCGCTTGATCAGCTGCATTGCCAAGATAATCAAATTAATGGGGAACTACGCCGACAATTAGAGGCAATTATCCGACAATTAAACCAAGAAGCGGCACTTGAGAATAAAAATAATCGATCGCTTCTCGATAGTCTCGACCATAAAATCCGGCAAACTCTCGGACAGGGTACGCAGGTTTATAGTACACCTGTTTTGATAAAAAACAGTGAGCGGGGGCGTTTATACGTTTTCAGTCGCGATCCCGATTATGGTTGGACACCCACCCGTCGTAAACTGTTGCAGCTAGTGGCCGATCAAACGGCGGTGGCTATAGCTAATAATGAATTAACGGTCGAATTACGGGCCAAGGAACGTCAGGATCGAGAGTTAGAAATCGCTTCCGAAATCCAAAATCGTCTTTTACCCCGGCAATGTCCGAAAATTCAGGGGGTAGAATTGGCAGCCCACTGCAAAACGGCTAATCGCGTTGGTGGCGATTATTATGATTTTATCCCCTGCAACTACGATCAATTTAAACCGGCAAGGGAGGCGGAAATGGAAGCTAGTACCGCTCCTTGGAGTATAGTGATCGGTGATGTCATGGGTAAAGGTGTCCCAGCAGGATTATTGATGACCATGACCCGGGGAATGTTGCGAGCGGAAGTGTTAAATCGTCACTCCCCGGCCCAGATTTTGCGTCATCTCAATCGGGTTATGTATGCCGATCTCGATAATTCTCATCGTTTCGTGACATTATTTTATTCCGAGTATGATCCCCTGACGCGTCGTCTTGGCTACAGTAATGCTGCCCATTATCCCACCCTCCGGTGGCGGGCCAAAACGGGAGAGTTAGAGTCTCTCGACACGGAAGGGACATTAGTTGGTTTAGAGGCCGATTCTATCTATGATGATGCCCAAGTGCAATTAGAAGCGGGAGATACACTGATTTATTATACCGATGGCTTTACCGATGCAGTTAACTCGAAAGGGGAAAGATTTGATCAGAAAAATTGGCTATCGGCAGTTAAGGAAGCCTGTCAACAGTACACCGATCCCGAACAGATTCTCGAATATTTATTTGGGAAAGTTGCCGCTTTTACCGGGTTGGAAAATGACGGTAGCGACGATATGACTTTAGTAGTTATGCGAGTGAAATCGGAGGA